A genomic region of Mugil cephalus isolate CIBA_MC_2020 chromosome 5, CIBA_Mcephalus_1.1, whole genome shotgun sequence contains the following coding sequences:
- the LOC125008583 gene encoding splicing factor, suppressor of white-apricot homolog, with protein sequence METIIKSNNMNNPDILQYSDWQLCLLSESKSRQILWPFQPIKQLERNKHQVLEGDGPEELPSTSSTYRNNFVSLVTVPAQKLTSRIKHCDYKNIQLLVPLSHDQVPDFNSEGSNVQNKDPQQRTIPLYQLAYNRKIKSSIPNFNSLHPMEKEMWKPVLQLSKKDSQHAIAVVLKNGIMLCEPFIVDKPKYTSVNHVHTEEVLLKKLDRESKTKSKTKSKTKFKTNFKTRSKTKSKIKSKTKSKTKFKTRSKTKSKTKFKTRSKTKSKTKFKTNFKTKSKTKFKTKSKTRSKTRSKTKSKTKSKTKFKTNFKTRSKTKSKTRSKTKSKTIVPCFFRLWKKFISGNKVMEQKYLFMWDSQNIGDHFLHMF encoded by the exons ATGGAAACCATCATTAAGAGTAATAATATGAATAACCCAGATATTTTACAGTATAGTGATTGGCAACTGTGTCTACTCTCAGAAAGCAAGAGTAGGCAAATTCTG TGGCCGTTCCAGCCAATCAAACAG ttggaaagaaacaaacaccaaGTTCTAGAAGGAGATGGTCCAGAAGAACTGCCTTCAACCAGCTCCACTTATAGAAATAATTTCG TTTCATTGGTGACCGTCCCTGCACAGAAGTTAACATCcagaataaaacact GTGACTACAAGAACATACAGTTGCTCGTCCCCTTGAGTCATGACCAAGTGCCTGATTTCAACAGTGAAGGATCAAATGTACA GAACAAAGATCCACAGCAAAGGACCATACCTTTATATCAGCTGGCTTataataggaaaataaaaagttcaataCCTAACTTCAATAGCCTCCATCCtatggaaaaagaaatgtggaagCCTGTCTTACAACTCAGCAAAAAGGATAGTCAACATGCTATTGCTGTTGTTCTTAAAAACGGCATTATGTTATGTGAACCGTTTATTGTGGATAAGCCAAAGTATACATCAGTAAATCATGTGCACACTGAAGAGGTGTTACTTAAAAAGCTTGACAG GGAATCTAAGACCAAATCTAAGACCAAATCTAAGACCAAATTTAAGACCAATTTCAAGACCAGATCTAAGACCAAATCTAAGATTAAATCTAAGACCAAATCTAAGACCAAATTTAAGACCAGATCTAAGACCAAATCTAAGACCAAATTTAAGACCAGATCTAAGACCAAATCTAAGACCAAATTTAAGACCAATTTCAAGACCAAATCTAAGACCAAATTTAAGACCAAATCTAAGACCAGATCTAAGACCAGATCTAAGACCAAATCTAAGACCAAATCTAAGACCAAATTTAAGACCAATTTCAAGACCAGATCTAAGACCAAATCTAAGACCAGATCTAAGACCAAATCTAAGACCATTGTCCCTTGTTTCTTCAGATTATGGAAAAAGTTCATCAGTGGCAACAAAGTTATGGAACAAAAATATCTGTTCATGTGGGATTCACAAAACATTGGGGACCACTTTCTTCACATGTTTTGA